The Arachis ipaensis cultivar K30076 chromosome B07, Araip1.1, whole genome shotgun sequence genome includes a window with the following:
- the LOC107606184 gene encoding phosphoribosylaminoimidazole-succinocarboxamide synthase, chloroplastic isoform X1, with protein sequence MSESMSMAAALNPPKTPFKINLTPALLPPPTSSALTFKPNNNFPTLSAAAQPQQQEHAALLDTLLNSTRKNQVLHSIRTTSPFNCLSETNLHHTVPALTSKTRGKVRDIYDSGEYLVLVTTDRQSAFDRVLASIPFKGQVLNQTSLWWFERTQHITANAVVSTPDPNVTIAKKCSVFPVEFVARGFVTGSTDTSLWTVYNKGIRNYCGNALPDGLVKNQKLAENILTPTTKAADHDVPVTPDEIIERGLMTRADYEEVSRKALSLFEYGQRVASEHGLILVDTKYEFGKAEDGSIMLIDEVHTPDSSRYWIASSYLERFQNGLEPENVDKEFLRLWFKNHCNPYEDEVLPEAPEDLVCELSWRYIFLYETITKSKFEVLLSEEPIHERISRNVASALASLK encoded by the exons ATGAGTGAATCCATGTCTATGGCTGCTGCGTTAAACCCTCCCAAAACCCCCTTCAAAATCAACCTCACACCCGCTCTTCTGCCTCCCCCAACCTCCTCCGCACTCACTTTCAAACCAAACAACAACTTCCCCACACTCTCCGCCGCCGCACAACCACAACAACAAGAACACGCCGCTCTGCTTGACACTCTACTCAACAGCACCCGCAAGAACCAAGTGCTCCACTCCATCAGAACCACATCCCCCTTCAACTGCCTCTCCGAAACAAATCTTCACCATACAGTTCCCGCCCTCACCTCCAAAACCAGGGGAAAG GTTAGAGACATATATGATAGTGGAGAGTACCTTGTTCTGGTTACTACTGATCGCCAGAGTGCATTTGATAGAGTCCTTGCTTCAATTCCCTTCAAGGGACAG GTGCTTAACCAGACAAGCTTGTGGTGGTTTGAGAGAACCCAACATATAACTGCTAATGCCGTTGTGTCCACTCCTGATCCTAATGTTACCATAGCAAAGAAATGTTCTGTTTTCCCTGTTGAGTTTGTTG CTAGAGGGTTTGTGACAGGAAGTACTGATACTTCATTATGGACAGTCTACAATAAAGGCATCCGGAACTATTGTGGCAATGCCCTCCCGGATG GTTTGGTAAAAAACCAAAAGCTGGCTGAAAATATACTCACACCTACAACCAAAGCTGCAGATCATGATGTTCCTGTAACTCCAGATGAG ATTATAGAAAGGGGATTAATGACAAGAGCTGATTATGAGGAAGTCAGCAGAAAAGCTTTAAGTCTGTTTGAATACGGTCAG CGTGTGGCTTCAGAACATGGCCTTATATTGGTTGATACAAAGTATGAATTTGGGAAGGCAGAGGACGGTTCAATTATGTTGATTGATGAG GTGCACACTCCTGATTCAAGTAGATATTGGATTGCCAGTTCTTATCTTGAGCGCTTTCAAAATGGTTTGGAGCCTGAAAATGTTGATAAG gaGTTCTTGAGGCTGTGGTTCAAAAATCACTGCAACCCTTATGAAGAtgag GTTCTTCCTGAAGCTCCTGAAGATCTTGTTTGCGAATTGTCTTGGCG ATACATTTTCTTGTATGAGACTATAACAAAATCAAAGTTTGAGGTGCTGTTGTCTGAG GAGCCAATACATGAGCGAATATCACGAAATGTTGCATCTGCACTGGCATCTTTGAAGTAA
- the LOC107606184 gene encoding phosphoribosylaminoimidazole-succinocarboxamide synthase, chloroplastic isoform X2 produces the protein MSESMSMAAALNPPKTPFKINLTPALLPPPTSSALTFKPNNNFPTLSAAAQPQQQEHAALLDTLLNSTRKNQVLHSIRTTSPFNCLSETNLHHTVPALTSKTRGKVRDIYDSGEYLVLVTTDRQSAFDRVLASIPFKGQVLNQTSLWWFERTQHITANAVVSTPDPNVTIAKKCSVFPVEFVARGFVTGSTDTSLWTVYNKGIRNYCGNALPDGLVKNQKLAENILTPTTKAADHDVPVTPDEIIERGLMTRADYEEVSRKALSLFEYGQRVASEHGLILVDTKYEFGKAEDGSIMLIDEVHTPDSSRYWIASSYLERFQNGLEPENVDKEFLRLWFKNHCNPYEDELLKILFANCLGDTFSCMRL, from the exons ATGAGTGAATCCATGTCTATGGCTGCTGCGTTAAACCCTCCCAAAACCCCCTTCAAAATCAACCTCACACCCGCTCTTCTGCCTCCCCCAACCTCCTCCGCACTCACTTTCAAACCAAACAACAACTTCCCCACACTCTCCGCCGCCGCACAACCACAACAACAAGAACACGCCGCTCTGCTTGACACTCTACTCAACAGCACCCGCAAGAACCAAGTGCTCCACTCCATCAGAACCACATCCCCCTTCAACTGCCTCTCCGAAACAAATCTTCACCATACAGTTCCCGCCCTCACCTCCAAAACCAGGGGAAAG GTTAGAGACATATATGATAGTGGAGAGTACCTTGTTCTGGTTACTACTGATCGCCAGAGTGCATTTGATAGAGTCCTTGCTTCAATTCCCTTCAAGGGACAG GTGCTTAACCAGACAAGCTTGTGGTGGTTTGAGAGAACCCAACATATAACTGCTAATGCCGTTGTGTCCACTCCTGATCCTAATGTTACCATAGCAAAGAAATGTTCTGTTTTCCCTGTTGAGTTTGTTG CTAGAGGGTTTGTGACAGGAAGTACTGATACTTCATTATGGACAGTCTACAATAAAGGCATCCGGAACTATTGTGGCAATGCCCTCCCGGATG GTTTGGTAAAAAACCAAAAGCTGGCTGAAAATATACTCACACCTACAACCAAAGCTGCAGATCATGATGTTCCTGTAACTCCAGATGAG ATTATAGAAAGGGGATTAATGACAAGAGCTGATTATGAGGAAGTCAGCAGAAAAGCTTTAAGTCTGTTTGAATACGGTCAG CGTGTGGCTTCAGAACATGGCCTTATATTGGTTGATACAAAGTATGAATTTGGGAAGGCAGAGGACGGTTCAATTATGTTGATTGATGAG GTGCACACTCCTGATTCAAGTAGATATTGGATTGCCAGTTCTTATCTTGAGCGCTTTCAAAATGGTTTGGAGCCTGAAAATGTTGATAAG gaGTTCTTGAGGCTGTGGTTCAAAAATCACTGCAACCCTTATGAAGAtgag CTCCTGAAGATCTTGTTTGCGAATTGTCTTGGCG ATACATTTTCTTGTATGAGACTATAA
- the LOC107606185 gene encoding serine/threonine-protein kinase PEPKR2 — MRKKRKGSEADASDLPDDVLPLEHESASSNLKCHYSLEDCFRLKKRCKEDADTEPASSYKRRLAGIATAPPCGTSSLITPGRGLKRKIGCIDAATQMGRKKKIEDDYVPGQTIGQGKFGSVWLCRSRASGAEYACKTLKKGEETVHREVEIMQHLSGHSGVVTLQAVYEEAECFHLVMELCSGGRLIDHMFREGPCSEQQAANVLKEVMLVIKYCHDMGVVHRDIKPENILLTASGKIKLADFGLAMRISEGQNLTGLAGSPAYVAPEVLSGKYSEKVDIWSSGVLLYALLVGNLPFQGDSLEAVFEAIKNVKLDFQTGIWAAISKPARDLVERMLTRDVTSRITADEVLTHPWMTFYTERTLKPLPSRTKTKHQVGASCGRFVSAPVTRLGRNRLGNSSLSESSSSESCDSDDEDGCVLIDALATAISHVRISEPKRSRLCGPTGPIVEQGSSNMKANNLCKAF; from the exons ATGaggaagaaaaggaaaggaagtGAGGCAGATGCCTCCGATCTGCCGGATGATGTTTTGCCTTTGGAACATGAGTCTGCGTCTTCGAATTTGAAGTGTCATTACTCGCTGGAGGATTGCTTTAGGCTGAAGAAGAGGTGCAAGGAAGATGCCGACACTGAGCCCGCCTCTTCTTATAAGAGGAGGCTTGCCGGCATTGCGACTGCCCCGCCTTGCGGGACTTCATCATTGATCACGCCGGGCAGAGGTCTCAAGAGGAAGATTGGTTGCATTGATGCTGCTACCCAGATGGGCAGGAAGAAGAAGATTGAGGATGATTATGTTCCTGGTCAAACGATTGGGCAAGGAAAATTTGGCTCTGTTTGGTTGTGCCGATCAAGGGCTAGCGGAGCAGAATATGCGTGTAAGACTCTGAAGAAAGGAGAGGAGACAGTTCATCGAGAGGTTGAGATAATGCAGCACTTGTCTGGACATTCCGGGGTTGTGACACTGCAAGCAGTGTATGAAGAAGCTGAATGCTTCCATCTTGTGATGGAATTATGCTCCGGGGGGCGACTGATTGATCATATGTTTAGGGAAGGTCCATGTTCGGAACAGCAGGCTGCTAATGTACTCAAGGAAGTGATGTTAGTCATCAAGTACTGTCATGACATGGGAGTTGTGCACAGAGATATCAAACCTGAGAATATTCTGCTCACAGCATCAGGAAAAATAAAGCTTGCAGATTTTGGCCTCGCAATGAGAATTTCTGAAG GTCAGAACTTGACTGGCTTAGCAGGAAGCCCTGCATATGTGGCCCCAGAAGTATTGTCAGGCAAATACTCTGAGAAGGTGGATATATGGAGTTCGGGAGTGCTCCTGTATGCTCTATTGGTTGGCAATCTTCCATTCCAGGGGGATTCATTGGAAGCTGTTTTTGAGGCAATTAAGAATGTTAAATTGGATTTCCAAACAGGCATATGGGCAGCAATATCTAAACCTGCACGGGACCTCGTCGAGAGAATGCTTACAAGGGATGTTACATCAAGAATAACAGCTGATGAAGTACTTA CGCATCCATGGATGACATTTTACACAGAACGCACATTGAAGCCACTGCCCAGCCGAACAAAAACGAAGCACCAAGTTGGTGCATCATGCGGACGGTTTGTCTCCGCCCCGGTAACTAGGTTAGGAAGAAACAGGTTAGGTAACAGCTCCCTTAGCGAGTCTTCGTCCTCTGAGAGTTGCGACTCAGATGATGAGGACGGATGTGTGCTGATCGACGCTCTAGCCACGGCGATCTCACACGTAAGGATCTCAGAACCGAAGAGGAGCAGGTTGTGTGGTCCAACCGGTCCAATAGTTGAGCAAGGTTCATCTAACATGAAGGCTAACAACCTCTGTAAAGCATTTTGA
- the LOC107606187 gene encoding bet1-like protein At4g14600, which produces MSSNSYRGGSAYGDAAPFRSREGLSTRPAASSDEIQLRIDPMDMDLDHEITGLRGQVKKLRNVAQEIGTEVKQQKDFLEELQTLMTNAQAGVKNNIRRLNKSIVRSGSNHVVHVVCFALICFFVVYAWSKMFRK; this is translated from the exons ATGTCTTCCAATTCGTACCGAGGAGGTTCCGCCTACGGTGATGCCGCCCCTTTCCGATCCAG AGAGGGACTTAGCACGAGACCAGCTGCTTCCTCCGATGAAATCCAATTGCGCATTGATCCCATGGACATGGACTTGGACCACGAAATCACCGGTCTTCGCGGCCAAGTCAAAAAGTTGAGAAAT GTTGCTCAAGAGATAGGTACAGAAGTAAAGCAGCAGAAGGATTTTTTGGAAGAGCTG CAAACATTGATGACGAACGCTCAAGCCGGTGTTAAGAATAATATAAGAAGATTGAACAAGAGCATTGTTCGAAGTGGTTCAAACCATGTTGTTCATGTGGTTTGTTTTGCATTAATTTGTTTCTTTGTAGTATACGCTTGGTCAAAGATGTTTAGAAAATGA